The DNA region GCCCAGACTCGACCCCAATTCTTCCGATTGCCGGATCGCGGAAGCCCATAACGTTAGCGATTCCACACCGGTTCGGTCCGAAAGGCGCGTGAACGCTTGCGATCGAGTGTTGCCCATTTTCACGTGCTTCAGCGTCATCGCAAGTTCGTCGCGCAAGGGATGATTCGAGTCTCGAAGAATGATTTCTTCCACGGCTGCCACGAGATCGAGTCCGGCCTCCAGAGCTAAAGTCAGTAGGTCGAGATAATAAGGAAGAGCGAGGACGATCTCCCGCTGTCGTTTTCGGATCGCCGCCTGAATTCGCATGGACGGCCAGATGAAGCCGGCCAAAGGAAGCACAACTAGCAAAACGGGGAGATCCGTTGCGAGCCAAAGGCAAAAGCCGAGAATCATTCCGCCGAGACAGAAGAGAATCTTTGTTGTGACAAATGATCCGGCCGAGGAGGAGGATAGTCCAGCCCGCTCAAGGGTCTTACCGATCGTCTCCAAGGATGATTTCGGAAATCGTTGATGAACGTTATGGACGGCCCAAGCATAGAGCGCGGGAAGGAAAGCGGAGACGGAGCGAGGTTTCTCTTTGCGTTCCTTGTGGATCTCCACCGACCGATAAAAGTTCGTGAGAAAACCTGAGGTAGGTACGGAGAGATACCGCAGCGCAAAGAAAATGCAGCCTATTCCGACCCATTCCATCATCGCAAGAGCTCCGCTCGGCAAATTCGATGGATCCAAAATCCACCCAGCGTCATGGCGATCGCGCAGAGCGCGAGAAGCAGGTGGCCGGTTGTCGTGGTCAATAAAGGCTTAAGATAACCGGGCGCAATCAT from Bdellovibrionota bacterium includes:
- a CDS encoding type II secretion system F family protein, which gives rise to MMEWVGIGCIFFALRYLSVPTSGFLTNFYRSVEIHKERKEKPRSVSAFLPALYAWAVHNVHQRFPKSSLETIGKTLERAGLSSSSAGSFVTTKILFCLGGMILGFCLWLATDLPVLLVVLPLAGFIWPSMRIQAAIRKRQREIVLALPYYLDLLTLALEAGLDLVAAVEEIILRDSNHPLRDELAMTLKHVKMGNTRSQAFTRLSDRTGVESLTLWASAIRQSEELGSSLGSLLRLQSEALRKDLVRQAEEQAQKAPVKMLLPLIGLIFPVVFILLFAPIGMRLFSGS